Proteins from one Nakamurella multipartita DSM 44233 genomic window:
- a CDS encoding alpha/beta fold hydrolase, which yields MPVTHTLEVPGAVLTYDQYGPLPTADGRPPLVMIAQPMGAAGFATLASYLPDRTVVAYDPRGLGRSTRSDGRTDHDPEQQAQDVHALIDALGAGPVDLFASSGGAITALALVAAFPNDVITLIAHEPPLLGLLPDVDGAFAAERACQDAYRAGGWGRGMAAFIAMSSWSEEFTPDYASRPLPDPAAFGLPDQDDGTPTDPLLSGVSNAVTAYRPDIAALQAAPTRVVIAVGVESAKGLTGRTSQATAAALGQPAVEFPSHHGGFSGPEFGHPGQPEAFAARLQDVLGGAA from the coding sequence ATGCCCGTCACGCACACCCTCGAGGTGCCCGGCGCCGTCCTGACCTACGACCAGTACGGGCCGCTGCCGACGGCCGACGGTCGTCCGCCGCTGGTGATGATCGCGCAGCCGATGGGCGCCGCCGGTTTCGCCACCCTGGCCTCCTACCTGCCGGACCGGACCGTCGTCGCCTACGACCCGCGCGGGCTGGGCCGCAGCACCCGCTCGGACGGGCGCACCGACCACGACCCCGAGCAGCAGGCCCAGGACGTGCACGCGCTCATCGATGCCCTTGGCGCCGGCCCGGTCGACCTGTTCGCCAGCAGCGGCGGCGCGATCACTGCGCTGGCCCTGGTCGCGGCGTTTCCGAACGACGTCATCACTCTCATCGCGCACGAGCCACCGCTGCTGGGCCTGCTGCCCGACGTGGACGGCGCCTTCGCCGCCGAACGGGCCTGTCAGGACGCCTACCGGGCCGGCGGCTGGGGACGGGGCATGGCCGCCTTCATCGCCATGTCGTCCTGGTCGGAGGAGTTCACCCCCGACTACGCCAGCCGGCCGCTGCCCGACCCGGCCGCCTTCGGCCTGCCCGACCAGGACGACGGCACCCCGACCGACCCGCTGCTGTCGGGCGTCTCGAACGCGGTCACCGCGTACCGGCCCGACATCGCCGCCCTGCAGGCCGCGCCGACCCGGGTGGTCATCGCGGTCGGCGTGGAGTCCGCGAAAGGCCTCACCGGTCGCACGTCCCAGGCGACGGCGGCCGCGCTCGGTCAGCCGGCGGTCGAGTTCCCCAGCCATCACGGCGGCTTCTCCGGACCCGAGTTCGGCCATCCCGGCCAGCCCGAGGCCTTCGCTGCCCGCCTGCAGGACGTTCTCGGCGGCGCCGCCTGA
- a CDS encoding DUF5336 domain-containing protein, translating into MTGPGDYRATPPGAAWAPPGPDRPAAPTPSAPTWASAPQHPGWSAGPGAPGGTVNPPAAAPGRSLGDLGAAKLFGLAIAVLGGLNFIFGFLPQVTSPRLDESLSVYSVGPGYVPILLLIGGLLALAALLPGSEWSRLAVAAVSVGGAVGALISLGTTGPVEMLTTAQVSKGLGAVLLTIFGIIQAVVAIAAYVVGADIGNRTTRVAATGRADLEGYPVMARPVTPAPDPVWTADGPARSTPWSPPAPTGYPGGYPAAAAWAPPADDDRPTGPQPIVGDRTGPGAAPPQGPAERELPRVAPVTLDKAPAADPSSGPTEIYRVPPRPDTERPQEPDQR; encoded by the coding sequence ATGACCGGCCCCGGCGACTACCGCGCCACCCCACCCGGCGCGGCCTGGGCACCGCCCGGCCCCGACCGGCCGGCGGCCCCGACGCCATCGGCACCGACCTGGGCGTCCGCACCCCAGCACCCCGGTTGGTCCGCCGGCCCCGGCGCGCCGGGCGGGACGGTGAACCCGCCGGCCGCGGCGCCCGGTCGTTCCCTGGGCGACCTGGGCGCGGCCAAGCTGTTCGGCCTGGCCATCGCCGTGCTCGGGGGACTGAACTTCATTTTCGGCTTCCTGCCACAGGTCACGTCCCCCCGGCTCGACGAAAGCCTGTCCGTCTACTCCGTCGGACCCGGGTACGTGCCGATCCTGCTGCTGATCGGCGGGCTGCTGGCCCTGGCCGCGCTGCTGCCGGGCAGCGAGTGGTCCCGGCTGGCCGTCGCGGCGGTCTCGGTCGGCGGCGCCGTCGGCGCGTTGATCTCCCTGGGCACCACCGGACCGGTGGAGATGTTGACCACCGCCCAGGTCAGCAAGGGACTGGGTGCGGTGCTGCTGACCATCTTCGGCATCATCCAGGCCGTCGTGGCCATCGCCGCCTACGTGGTCGGGGCCGACATCGGCAACCGGACCACCCGGGTCGCGGCGACCGGGCGTGCGGACCTCGAGGGATACCCGGTGATGGCTCGGCCGGTGACCCCGGCCCCGGATCCGGTGTGGACCGCCGACGGGCCGGCTCGTTCGACGCCCTGGTCGCCGCCGGCCCCGACCGGTTACCCCGGGGGATACCCGGCGGCCGCGGCCTGGGCGCCGCCGGCCGACGACGACCGGCCCACCGGGCCCCAGCCGATCGTCGGCGACCGCACCGGCCCGGGCGCGGCCCCGCCGCAGGGCCCGGCCGAACGCGAGTTGCCTCGGGTCGCGCCGGTCACCCTGGACAAGGCGCCGGCGGCCGATCCGTCGTCCGGACCGACCGAGATCTACCGGGTTCCGCCGCGCCCGGACACCGAGCGCCCGCAGGAGCCCGACCAGCGCTGA
- a CDS encoding cobalamin B12-binding domain-containing protein, producing the protein MTVSAAGDDRAPVQGQIRVVVAKPGLDGHDRGIKIVARALRDAGMEVIYTGLHQTPEQIVAAALAEDADAVGLSVLSGAHMTQFRRVVELLQEADAADIIVFGGGIIPAEDMDELAALGVTGIFTPGAPTGEIVSWVQAAVARRRAAAQ; encoded by the coding sequence ATGACCGTGTCAGCAGCCGGCGACGATCGGGCACCCGTCCAGGGCCAGATCCGGGTGGTGGTGGCCAAACCCGGGCTGGACGGCCACGACCGCGGCATCAAGATCGTCGCGCGGGCCCTGCGCGACGCCGGCATGGAGGTCATCTACACCGGGCTGCACCAGACGCCGGAGCAGATCGTCGCCGCCGCGCTGGCCGAGGACGCCGACGCGGTCGGCCTGTCCGTGCTCTCCGGCGCCCACATGACCCAGTTCCGCCGGGTCGTCGAACTGCTGCAGGAGGCCGACGCCGCCGACATCATCGTCTTCGGCGGGGGCATCATCCCGGCCGAGGACATGGACGAGCTCGCCGCGCTGGGCGTGACCGGGATCTTCACCCCGGGCGCACCGACCGGGGAGATCGTCAGCTGGGTACAGGCCGCCGTCGCCCGCCGGCGGGCTGCGGCGCAGTAG
- a CDS encoding chorismate mutase, whose product MTSALTAPQSTESKLPVHLRTRSTITEPDIVASETPEEVPVPDSQEGIDELRVEIDEIDAKLVELILRRTAISHAIGRARKSLGGPKIVYSREMAVLERFRALGPAGTDLGMMLLAMGRGKLGRK is encoded by the coding sequence ATGACCAGTGCCCTGACCGCCCCGCAGTCGACCGAGAGCAAGCTTCCGGTGCATCTGCGGACCAGATCGACCATCACGGAGCCGGACATCGTCGCCAGCGAAACGCCCGAGGAAGTGCCCGTCCCGGACAGTCAGGAGGGGATCGACGAGCTGCGCGTGGAGATCGACGAGATCGACGCCAAGCTGGTCGAGCTGATCCTGCGGCGCACCGCCATCTCGCACGCGATCGGCCGGGCCCGCAAGAGCCTGGGCGGACCGAAGATCGTCTACAGCCGGGAGATGGCCGTGCTGGAGCGCTTCCGCGCCCTCGGTCCGGCCGGCACCGACCTGGGCATGATGCTGCTGGCCATGGGCCGAGGCAAGCTCGGCCGCAAGTAG
- the sucC gene encoding ADP-forming succinate--CoA ligase subunit beta — protein sequence MDLYEYQAKELFVAHGVPAPAGRVARTVEEAVAAAQELGVPVMVKSQVKIGGRGKAGGVKFAATLDDVRTHAGNILGLDIKGHVTRQVLITPASEIAQEYYVSYLLDRSNRTFLAMATKDGGMEIEQLAEERPDALARIPVNALTGVDAEKAKEIAAAGKFPADVVDQVEAVLVGLWDTFVGEDATLVEVNPLVKDGEGKVVALDGKVSLDANADFRHPEHAALADTAAENPLEVAAKEKGLNYVKLDGDVGIIGNGAGLVMSTLDVVAYAGEAHGGVKPANFLDIGGGASAEVMANGLEIILSDPDVKAVFVNVFGGITACDAVANGIVGALKMLGDEATKPLVVRLDGNNVLEGRAILNEANHPLVIQAETMDEGADKAAELAHQSGAAALNSTSTGV from the coding sequence GTGGATCTGTACGAGTACCAGGCGAAGGAACTCTTCGTCGCGCATGGTGTGCCCGCTCCGGCCGGCCGGGTGGCGCGCACCGTGGAGGAAGCGGTAGCCGCGGCCCAGGAGCTGGGCGTGCCGGTGATGGTGAAGTCGCAGGTGAAGATCGGCGGCCGGGGCAAGGCCGGCGGCGTGAAGTTCGCCGCCACCCTGGACGACGTGCGCACCCATGCGGGCAACATCCTGGGCCTGGACATCAAGGGCCACGTGACCCGGCAGGTGCTGATCACCCCGGCGAGCGAGATCGCGCAGGAGTACTACGTCTCCTACCTGCTGGACCGGTCGAACCGGACCTTCCTGGCCATGGCCACCAAGGACGGCGGCATGGAGATCGAGCAGCTGGCCGAGGAGCGGCCGGACGCCCTGGCCCGGATCCCGGTCAACGCGCTGACCGGCGTCGACGCCGAGAAGGCCAAGGAGATCGCCGCTGCCGGCAAGTTCCCGGCCGACGTCGTCGACCAGGTCGAGGCCGTGCTGGTCGGGCTGTGGGACACCTTCGTCGGCGAGGACGCCACCCTGGTCGAGGTGAACCCGCTGGTCAAGGACGGCGAGGGCAAGGTCGTCGCGCTCGACGGCAAGGTCTCGCTGGACGCCAACGCGGACTTCCGGCACCCGGAGCATGCGGCACTGGCCGACACCGCGGCGGAGAACCCGCTGGAGGTCGCGGCCAAGGAAAAGGGTCTGAACTACGTCAAGCTGGACGGTGACGTCGGCATCATCGGCAACGGCGCCGGCCTGGTCATGTCCACGCTCGATGTCGTCGCCTACGCCGGTGAGGCCCACGGCGGGGTCAAGCCGGCCAACTTCCTGGACATCGGCGGCGGCGCCAGCGCCGAGGTGATGGCCAACGGGCTGGAGATCATCCTGTCCGACCCGGACGTCAAGGCGGTGTTCGTCAACGTCTTCGGCGGCATCACCGCGTGCGACGCGGTGGCCAACGGCATCGTCGGCGCCCTGAAGATGCTCGGTGACGAGGCCACCAAGCCGCTGGTCGTCCGGTTGGACGGCAACAACGTGCTGGAGGGTCGGGCGATCCTCAACGAGGCGAACCACCCGCTGGTCATCCAGGCCGAGACGATGGACGAGGGCGCGGACAAGGCCGCCGAGCTGGCCCACCAATCCGGCGCGGCCGCCCTGAACAGCACGAGCACGGGAGTCTGA
- a CDS encoding cell division protein PerM produces MLRDLAPERAAVPSDDPPPPTGMVVAAAALRGAVVAIAGVLLTAGLALMVWAVTPASGPDAAVALRGGVTAFALANLMPVAIGGVTLSLPPLLLTAVPAGLLFLTARRGRFLPVGRYQEAVAVATTAGVYGLVVAAVTRGYSSPDAVPAGWVWTAFTLALVATAAGMMHGDSAWSRWALNATAGWARAGLRGALVGTAGLIGAGALVLAAGLIGHFGTAVDIAAATAPSWLDGLGVTLLGLAYLPNAVVAAVGFVSGVGFEIGPGTYSPLATSTVDLPGVPLLAAAPQHDGRSVLGLVGLVVPLLVGYLVARPAIRRLVTRADRVAAAALGSALTGAAMALAATIARGGVGDGRWSGIGVSPLLLGPLIAVEVGAVAVIVAAVTGWRTVPWRIRDIAAEPVQRVRRPRRTPAATEDGDPAGQTSPAEKAEQAGEPAEDEVQDHATETAKAAPTDEVDDSDDEPDDEPDDEPDDEPDPDESSDGPRD; encoded by the coding sequence GTGCTTCGCGATCTGGCCCCCGAACGGGCGGCGGTCCCGTCCGACGATCCGCCGCCGCCGACCGGGATGGTCGTCGCGGCCGCCGCGCTGCGCGGCGCGGTCGTGGCCATCGCCGGTGTGCTGCTGACCGCCGGGTTGGCCCTGATGGTGTGGGCGGTGACGCCCGCATCCGGTCCGGACGCGGCGGTCGCCCTGCGCGGCGGGGTGACCGCGTTCGCGCTGGCCAACCTGATGCCGGTGGCCATCGGTGGCGTCACTCTTAGCCTGCCCCCGCTGCTGCTGACCGCGGTGCCAGCCGGCCTGCTGTTCCTCACCGCCCGGCGGGGCCGGTTCCTGCCCGTCGGGCGCTATCAGGAGGCCGTCGCCGTCGCGACCACCGCCGGGGTCTACGGCCTGGTCGTCGCGGCCGTCACCCGGGGCTACTCCTCGCCCGACGCCGTCCCGGCCGGCTGGGTGTGGACGGCGTTCACACTGGCCCTGGTGGCGACCGCGGCCGGCATGATGCACGGCGACTCCGCGTGGTCGCGGTGGGCCCTGAACGCCACCGCCGGTTGGGCCCGGGCCGGCCTGCGCGGCGCGCTGGTCGGGACGGCCGGGCTGATCGGGGCGGGTGCGCTGGTGCTGGCCGCCGGGCTGATCGGGCACTTCGGCACGGCCGTCGACATCGCCGCGGCGACCGCGCCGTCCTGGCTGGATGGGCTGGGCGTGACCCTGCTCGGGCTGGCCTACCTGCCCAACGCGGTGGTCGCCGCCGTCGGGTTCGTCTCCGGCGTCGGCTTCGAGATCGGCCCGGGTACCTATTCGCCGTTGGCCACCTCCACCGTCGACCTGCCCGGGGTGCCGCTGCTGGCCGCCGCTCCGCAGCACGACGGACGGTCGGTGCTCGGCCTGGTGGGCCTGGTGGTCCCGCTGCTCGTCGGCTACCTGGTCGCCCGTCCGGCGATCCGGCGGCTGGTCACCCGGGCCGACCGGGTGGCGGCCGCGGCGCTGGGCTCGGCGCTGACCGGTGCGGCGATGGCGCTGGCCGCAACGATCGCCCGTGGCGGCGTCGGCGACGGCCGCTGGTCCGGCATCGGCGTGTCCCCGCTGCTGCTCGGCCCGCTGATCGCTGTGGAGGTCGGGGCGGTCGCCGTCATCGTCGCCGCGGTGACCGGATGGCGCACCGTGCCCTGGCGGATCCGGGACATCGCCGCCGAGCCGGTCCAGCGGGTGCGTCGCCCCCGCCGCACCCCGGCGGCGACCGAGGACGGCGATCCGGCCGGCCAGACCAGTCCGGCCGAGAAGGCCGAGCAAGCCGGCGAGCCGGCCGAGGACGAGGTTCAGGACCACGCCACCGAGACGGCGAAGGCCGCGCCGACCGATGAGGTCGACGACAGTGACGACGAACCCGACGACGAACCGGACGACGAACCCGACGACGAACCGGACCCCGACGAGAGTTCGGACGGCCCCCGCGACTGA
- a CDS encoding UvrD-helicase domain-containing protein: MTSLFDLPADFGLSEPTPPPADRARERARQRAAELLDGLNPPQREAVEHRGAPLLVVAGAGSGKTRVLTRRIAYLLAVGGAQPGEILAITFTNKAAREMKDRVTDLVGGRGRSMWVSTFHSMCVRILRAEATQIGLKTTFTIYDQADSQRLAQLVAGGLNIDTKKYPARMLAASISNLKNELIDPETALERADSDQATLVAKVYQGYQERLRAASALDFDDLIMQTVFLLQRHPAVAEHYRRRFRHVLVDEYQDTNHAQYLLVKALVGGTADEQEVRTADGELVRAAASEVPPAELVVVGDADQSIYAFRGATIRNIVEFERDYPNAQTIMLEQNYRSTQTILSAANSVIARNPQRRAKNLWTAQGGGTRITGYVGDNEHDEAQFVGKEIDALVDAGEAVFGDVAVFYRTNSASRSLEDVFIRNGMPYRIVGGVRFYERKEVKDALAYLRAVANPDDEINLRRILNTPRRGIGDRAEACVSVFAERERIGFGEALQRTGEIPGLAARSANSLSSFAELLAGLRSEVGFGMEPADLLTAVLERTGYRAELENSEDPQDGSRLENLDQLVSVLRETTETLLAGGGLAALGLAADAGPEPGDGADAPAEPGPSADEDVPPDAGDLLLAVLEQLSLVADADSVPDSAEGMVTLMTLHTAKGLEFPVVFVTGWEDGIFPHQRALGDDSELAEERRLAYVGITRAMKRLYVTRAMMRSAWGQPAANPASRFLDDIPAELIEWRRTDADARAGGFIGDSDFEGDYGYGRFGGRSGSRFGSGSGFGGRSAPVTASRFGSNSPSRAGARRGPTLGARPALELAVGDRVSHDKYGLGKVLAVDGAGQRATATIDFGAAGKVRLMLIGGVPMTKL, translated from the coding sequence ATGACGAGCCTGTTCGACCTTCCCGCCGATTTCGGCCTCTCCGAGCCCACGCCCCCGCCGGCCGACCGGGCGCGGGAGCGCGCTCGGCAACGCGCCGCCGAATTGCTGGACGGGCTCAACCCGCCGCAGCGGGAGGCGGTCGAGCACCGCGGCGCCCCGCTGCTGGTGGTGGCCGGGGCCGGCTCGGGCAAGACGCGGGTGTTGACCCGGCGCATCGCCTACCTGCTGGCCGTCGGCGGCGCCCAGCCGGGGGAGATCCTGGCGATCACCTTCACCAACAAGGCCGCCCGCGAGATGAAGGACCGGGTCACCGATCTGGTCGGCGGCCGGGGCCGGTCGATGTGGGTGTCCACGTTCCACTCGATGTGCGTGCGGATCCTGCGGGCCGAGGCCACCCAGATCGGCCTGAAGACCACGTTCACCATCTACGACCAGGCCGATTCGCAGCGGCTGGCCCAGCTGGTGGCCGGCGGGCTCAACATCGACACCAAGAAGTACCCGGCCCGCATGCTGGCGGCGTCGATCTCCAACCTCAAGAACGAGCTGATCGACCCCGAGACCGCGCTCGAGCGGGCCGATTCCGACCAGGCGACCCTGGTCGCCAAGGTCTACCAGGGCTACCAGGAGCGGCTGCGGGCCGCCTCCGCGCTCGACTTCGACGATCTGATCATGCAGACGGTGTTCCTGCTGCAGCGTCATCCGGCGGTCGCCGAGCACTACCGCCGACGGTTCCGGCACGTGCTGGTCGACGAGTACCAGGACACCAACCATGCCCAATACCTGCTGGTCAAGGCCCTCGTCGGGGGCACCGCGGACGAGCAGGAGGTGCGCACCGCGGACGGCGAGCTGGTCCGGGCCGCGGCCAGCGAGGTCCCGCCGGCCGAGCTGGTCGTGGTTGGTGACGCCGACCAGTCCATCTACGCGTTCCGCGGCGCCACCATCCGCAACATCGTCGAGTTCGAACGGGACTACCCGAACGCGCAGACGATCATGCTGGAGCAGAACTACCGCTCCACCCAGACCATCCTGTCCGCGGCCAACTCGGTCATCGCCCGCAACCCGCAGCGGCGGGCCAAGAACCTGTGGACTGCGCAGGGCGGCGGCACCCGGATCACCGGTTACGTCGGCGACAACGAGCACGACGAGGCGCAGTTCGTCGGCAAGGAGATCGACGCGCTGGTCGACGCCGGCGAGGCGGTCTTCGGCGACGTCGCGGTGTTCTACCGGACCAACTCGGCGTCCCGTTCGCTGGAGGACGTGTTCATCCGCAACGGGATGCCGTACCGGATCGTCGGCGGGGTGCGCTTCTACGAGCGCAAGGAGGTCAAGGACGCCCTGGCCTACCTGCGCGCGGTGGCCAACCCGGACGACGAGATCAACCTTCGCCGCATCCTGAACACCCCGCGCCGTGGCATCGGCGACCGGGCCGAGGCGTGCGTGTCGGTGTTCGCCGAACGGGAGCGGATCGGCTTCGGCGAGGCCCTGCAGCGGACCGGCGAGATCCCGGGACTGGCCGCGCGGTCGGCCAACTCGCTGTCCTCGTTCGCCGAACTGCTGGCCGGCCTGCGGTCCGAGGTCGGCTTCGGCATGGAGCCGGCCGACCTGCTCACCGCGGTGCTGGAACGCACCGGGTACCGGGCCGAGCTGGAGAACTCCGAGGACCCGCAGGACGGATCCCGGCTGGAGAACCTGGACCAGCTGGTCAGCGTGCTCCGCGAGACCACCGAAACCCTGCTCGCCGGCGGCGGTCTGGCTGCCCTGGGGCTGGCGGCCGACGCCGGCCCCGAGCCCGGGGACGGTGCCGACGCGCCGGCCGAGCCGGGGCCGAGCGCCGACGAGGACGTGCCGCCGGACGCCGGGGATCTGCTGCTGGCCGTGCTCGAGCAGCTCTCGCTGGTCGCCGACGCCGACTCGGTGCCCGACTCCGCCGAGGGCATGGTCACCCTGATGACCCTGCACACGGCCAAGGGCCTGGAATTCCCGGTGGTCTTCGTGACCGGCTGGGAGGACGGCATCTTCCCGCACCAGCGGGCGCTGGGCGACGACTCTGAGCTGGCCGAGGAACGCCGGCTGGCCTACGTCGGGATCACCCGGGCAATGAAGCGGCTGTACGTGACCCGGGCGATGATGCGCTCGGCCTGGGGTCAACCCGCGGCCAACCCGGCGTCCCGGTTCCTGGACGACATCCCGGCCGAGCTGATCGAGTGGCGCCGCACCGACGCGGACGCCCGGGCCGGCGGCTTCATCGGCGACAGCGACTTCGAGGGCGACTACGGCTACGGCCGGTTCGGCGGGCGCTCCGGGTCCCGGTTCGGGTCCGGTTCGGGTTTCGGGGGCCGCTCGGCGCCGGTGACGGCGAGCCGGTTCGGGTCGAACTCACCGTCCCGGGCGGGCGCCCGGCGCGGACCCACCCTGGGTGCCCGGCCGGCGCTGGAACTCGCCGTCGGCGACCGGGTCTCGCACGACAAGTACGGCCTGGGCAAGGTGCTGGCCGTCGACGGGGCCGGGCAGCGGGCCACCGCCACCATCGACTTCGGCGCCGCCGGCAAGGTCCGGCTGATGCTCATCGGCGGCGTGCCGATGACCAAGCTCTGA
- the sucD gene encoding succinate--CoA ligase subunit alpha gives MAIFLTESSRVIVQGMTGSEGTKHTRRMLASGTNIVGGVNARKAGTTVDFDGSAQPVFGSVAEAMDKTGADVSVLFVPPAFTKDAIIEAIDAQIGLAVVITEGVPVHDTAYAWAYAVKTGNATRIIGPNCPGIISPGKSNAGIIPADITGPGRVGLVSKSGTLTYQMMYELRDLGFSTAIGIGGDPIIGTTHIDALAAFEQDPETEAIVMIGEIGGDAEERAAAFIADNVSKPVVGYVAGFTAPEGKTMGHAGAIVSGSAGTAQAKQEALEAVGVKVGKTPSETARLLRAAIG, from the coding sequence ATGGCGATCTTTCTGACCGAGTCCTCCCGGGTCATCGTGCAGGGCATGACCGGTTCCGAGGGCACCAAGCACACCCGGCGGATGCTGGCCTCCGGCACGAACATCGTCGGTGGGGTCAACGCCCGCAAGGCCGGCACCACCGTCGATTTCGACGGGTCCGCGCAGCCGGTGTTCGGCTCGGTGGCCGAGGCCATGGACAAGACCGGGGCCGACGTCTCCGTGCTGTTCGTGCCGCCGGCGTTCACCAAGGACGCGATCATCGAGGCGATCGACGCCCAGATCGGGCTGGCCGTGGTGATCACCGAAGGGGTGCCGGTGCACGACACCGCCTACGCCTGGGCGTACGCGGTCAAGACCGGCAACGCCACCCGGATCATCGGGCCGAACTGCCCGGGCATCATCAGCCCCGGCAAGTCCAACGCAGGCATCATCCCGGCCGACATCACCGGCCCGGGCCGGGTCGGCCTGGTGTCCAAGTCGGGCACGCTGACCTACCAGATGATGTACGAGCTGCGCGATCTCGGGTTCTCCACGGCGATCGGCATCGGCGGTGACCCGATCATCGGGACCACCCACATCGACGCGCTGGCCGCGTTCGAGCAGGACCCGGAGACCGAGGCGATCGTGATGATCGGCGAGATCGGCGGCGACGCCGAGGAGCGTGCGGCCGCGTTCATCGCCGACAACGTGAGCAAGCCGGTCGTCGGGTACGTGGCCGGGTTCACCGCGCCCGAGGGCAAGACCATGGGCCATGCCGGGGCGATCGTCTCCGGCTCGGCCGGCACTGCCCAGGCCAAGCAGGAAGCCCTTGAGGCGGTCGGCGTCAAGGTCGGCAAGACCCCGTCCGAGACGGCCCGGCTGCTGCGCGCCGCGATCGGCTGA
- a CDS encoding NUDIX hydrolase codes for MDVRVGAYAVIVRDGDLLLTHWNENGRTGWTLPGGGLEAYETTEQAAVREVQEETGYEVELRTLLGVDSLFLEPADRIVPGDGPLHALRVIYLARIVGGELTHEVGGSSDEARWVPLDGVGELATLSLVPTAIDLLLRRLAGGRAD; via the coding sequence GTGGACGTCCGGGTCGGCGCGTATGCGGTCATCGTGCGAGACGGGGACCTGCTGCTCACGCACTGGAACGAGAACGGGCGCACCGGCTGGACGTTGCCCGGCGGGGGCCTGGAGGCCTACGAGACGACCGAGCAGGCCGCGGTGCGCGAGGTGCAGGAGGAGACCGGGTACGAGGTCGAGCTGCGCACCCTGCTGGGCGTGGACTCGCTGTTCCTGGAGCCCGCCGACCGCATCGTGCCCGGTGACGGACCGCTGCACGCCCTGCGGGTGATCTACCTGGCCCGGATCGTCGGCGGCGAGCTCACCCACGAGGTCGGCGGCTCCTCCGACGAGGCCCGCTGGGTGCCGTTGGACGGCGTCGGCGAGCTGGCCACGCTCTCCCTAGTGCCGACCGCCATCGATCTGCTGCTGCGCCGGCTGGCCGGCGGCCGGGCCGACTGA